A stretch of Ischnura elegans chromosome 4, ioIscEleg1.1, whole genome shotgun sequence DNA encodes these proteins:
- the LOC124157256 gene encoding uncharacterized protein LOC124157256, protein MGKDKPLTIMSEMQKVQDTLKSISYRAEVLEKNLKSLHLSTDLRESMEKELEEVKKSLSEHNEQMKRLQKENTKSFTIAVILMFASFLVFGLYKMFFDPEVK, encoded by the exons ATGGGAAAAGATAAGCCCCTTACGATTATGTCTGAG ATGCAGAAAGTTCAAGACACCTTGAAAAGTATATCTTATCGAGCCGAAGTGttggagaaaaatttgaaatcccTACATCTGTCTACGGATTTAAG gGAATCGATGGAAAAAGAGCTAGAGGAGGTAAAGAAAAGTCTGTCAGAACACAATGAACAAATGAAGAGGCTACAAAAAGAGAACACAAAGTCATTTACTATTGCTGTCATTTTGATGTTTGCTTCATTTCTAGTATTTGGCTTGtacaaaatgttttttgatccagaagtaaagtga